The Desulfomonilaceae bacterium DNA window CTTCGCTATCGTGAATCGATAGCACGGTCCTTTGTCGCTAAGTCTGTTTATGGATATCCTTTCACAAGGTCGTTGATTGAGGCGCTTAAGACTACGCCGAGTCTGCGTAAGATCTGTGGTTTTGACAAGGCTTCAGACATTACCTCGGAGTCCACTTTCTCCCGGGCTTTTGCCGAGTTTGCTGATAGTGGTCTTGGTGATAAGGTCCATGAGGCTTTGGTTGAACGATCTTTGAAAACGGAACTGATAGGGCATATATCCAGAGACTATACGGCCATAGAAGGCCGTGAGAAACCAGTAAAGAAAACACCGAAGGAAAAACCTTCTCCGAAAAAAAGAGGTCGTAGAACCAAAAGGGAACACTCAGAACCCAAGGAAGTAAAACGATTGGAGCGTCAGATTCATCAATCAGCGGAACAGGCGTTAAAGGAATTGCCGGTTGCCTGCGATGTCGGAACCAAGAAGAACTCCAAGGGATACAAAGTAAGTTGGATTGGCTATAAGTTTCATGCGGATGTCAATGACTACGGTCTGCCAGTGAGTGTCGCGATGACCTCCGCATCATTACAC harbors:
- a CDS encoding transposase; protein product: MKLRKRISWLMGTLQRSLFPKLQESWSAPLTEKEKQLVSILELVQVESFVPKSSFTQSLGRKLRYRESIARSFVAKSVYGYPFTRSLIEALKTTPSLRKICGFDKASDITSESTFSRAFAEFADSGLGDKVHEALVERSLKTELIGHISRDYTAIEGREKPVKKTPKEKPSPKKRGRRTKREHSEPKEVKRLERQIHQSAEQALKELPVACDVGTKKNSKGYKVSWIGYKFHADVNDYGLPVSVAMTSASLHDSQVAIPLMKTSSSRVTYLYDVMDSAYDAGLIYELSRSLGHVPIIDRNSRGKDIIPMAPHEAARYKERTAAERFYSRLKEEFGANNIMVRGALKVKAHLMFGVIAIFA